A stretch of Paenibacillus sp. URB8-2 DNA encodes these proteins:
- a CDS encoding AlkZ-related protein, which yields MVQEATPAASFTFEDAAELVAHIGILPLAPLIPEHPSLKSLTREEDWHTDTELDPWQWRVRFPGEGQATYGKFLKKKAVLVAREWFPYFAAVSGNARTFKDRYNNGLASREAFSILEIVERNEGIETRQLRAEAEMKAKEKKTAFDNALNELQGSVDIVISGVRPRLNADGAKNGWNSTSFETAAHWMRENGIEPFAGTREEAALWLKARMEPVWSQAAIAWIHKLWA from the coding sequence ATGGTACAGGAAGCAACACCGGCGGCGTCTTTTACTTTTGAAGATGCCGCTGAACTTGTCGCACATATCGGGATATTGCCGCTCGCACCGCTTATTCCGGAGCACCCTTCGCTTAAGTCACTCACGAGAGAAGAGGATTGGCATACGGATACAGAGCTTGATCCATGGCAGTGGCGGGTAAGGTTTCCTGGAGAAGGCCAAGCGACTTACGGCAAATTTCTGAAGAAAAAGGCCGTGCTGGTCGCAAGGGAATGGTTCCCTTATTTTGCTGCCGTATCGGGAAATGCCCGTACGTTTAAGGACCGCTACAACAACGGCTTAGCCAGCAGGGAAGCGTTCAGTATCCTGGAGATCGTAGAGAGAAATGAGGGAATTGAGACGCGTCAGCTTCGGGCGGAAGCTGAAATGAAAGCTAAAGAGAAGAAGACCGCTTTTGACAACGCCTTGAACGAGCTGCAGGGAAGTGTCGATATCGTCATTTCCGGAGTTCGTCCACGGCTTAACGCAGATGGAGCAAAAAACGGCTGGAACAGCACATCCTTTGAAACGGCCGCCCACTGGATGCGCGAGAATGGAATCGAACCGTTCGCAGGAACAAGGGAGGAAGCCGCTCTATGGCTGAAGGCCCGGATGGAACCGGTGTGGTCGCAGGCCGCAATAGCATGGATCCACAAATTATGGGCATAG